Proteins co-encoded in one Candidatus Ozemobacteraceae bacterium genomic window:
- a CDS encoding ankyrin repeat domain-containing protein, producing the protein MMVRRGFGRAAVACVVFVALMIGVSTTLFAQDSEASGGAAAQRWFGMIASGRADDVAAMLDDGFDINATMRDMGCGLHCAVENGQNAILELLTSRGADLNVRDGRNLTPLHLAAVKNRAEACRILLDAGCDVDVTGFTSRDGSAESTPLHLAAESGARDVVELLISRGANVNAVNNFHRTPLFWAKKAGKTDVAELLAAHGAVADPSEIPTTPPASGTEETPASR; encoded by the coding sequence ATGATGGTTCGACGTGGTTTTGGAAGGGCCGCCGTGGCCTGCGTTGTGTTCGTTGCTCTGATGATCGGCGTTTCGACGACCCTGTTCGCCCAGGATTCGGAAGCCTCCGGAGGCGCCGCCGCCCAGCGGTGGTTCGGCATGATCGCCTCCGGTCGGGCGGATGACGTCGCCGCGATGCTCGACGACGGCTTCGACATCAACGCGACGATGCGCGACATGGGGTGCGGCCTGCATTGCGCCGTCGAAAACGGCCAGAATGCGATTCTCGAACTACTGACGTCGCGCGGGGCGGACCTGAACGTGCGCGACGGCCGGAATCTCACCCCCCTGCATCTCGCCGCGGTGAAGAACCGCGCCGAAGCCTGCCGCATCCTGCTCGATGCGGGCTGCGATGTGGATGTCACCGGTTTCACCAGCCGGGATGGTTCCGCGGAGAGCACGCCCTTGCATCTCGCCGCGGAAAGCGGGGCGCGCGACGTCGTTGAACTGCTGATTTCCCGGGGTGCCAACGTGAACGCCGTCAACAATTTCCACCGAACCCCGCTGTTCTGGGCCAAAAAGGCCGGGAAGACGGACGTCGCCGAGCTTCTCGCCGCCCACGGGGCCGTCGCCGATCCCTCCGAGATTCCGACGACGCCCCCCGCATCGGGTACGGAGGAAACGCCGGCATCCCGGTGA
- a CDS encoding type II asparaginase, producing MPRTSRIVAKYCLITLFALFCSTALFAADLPHIVLLATGGTIAGAGKSAGEAGYKPSTLPVEKLVNAVPEIASFARLSGEQVSQVDSQAMTTTIWLKLANRINALLADRDVDGIVVTHGTDTLEETAYFLHLTVKSRKPVVVTGSMRAATSMSADGPMNLFNAVSVAASPLSHGKGVLVVLNDRIHSAREVTKTDTTAVDTFQSPNSGPLGTVYYGKVSFERLPARRHTLATPFSVAGRETLPRVFITYGHADNTPELVEAAIRAKPDGIVNAGVGNGNASPAVLESLGKARRGGIAVVRSARTGGGRVTLGAEVDDAAYGFVVADDLNPQKARILLMLGLTRTSDPQALQQLFFTY from the coding sequence ATGCCTCGAACATCCAGGATTGTCGCCAAGTATTGTCTGATCACGCTGTTCGCTCTCTTCTGCTCGACGGCGCTGTTTGCGGCGGATCTGCCGCATATTGTGCTTCTCGCCACCGGCGGCACGATCGCCGGGGCCGGGAAGTCGGCCGGGGAAGCCGGTTACAAGCCGAGCACCCTGCCCGTCGAGAAACTCGTCAACGCGGTTCCCGAGATCGCCTCGTTTGCTCGTCTGAGCGGCGAGCAGGTGTCCCAGGTCGACAGCCAGGCCATGACCACGACGATCTGGCTGAAGCTGGCCAACCGCATCAACGCTCTTCTCGCCGACCGCGACGTCGACGGGATCGTCGTCACGCACGGCACCGACACGCTCGAGGAGACGGCGTATTTCCTGCATCTCACGGTGAAGAGCCGCAAGCCGGTCGTCGTCACCGGCTCGATGCGCGCCGCAACGTCGATGAGCGCCGACGGCCCGATGAACCTGTTCAACGCCGTCTCCGTCGCCGCGTCACCGCTTTCGCACGGGAAGGGCGTGCTCGTCGTCCTCAACGACCGCATCCACTCGGCCCGCGAGGTCACGAAAACAGACACGACCGCTGTCGACACGTTCCAGTCGCCGAATTCCGGCCCGCTCGGCACCGTCTATTACGGGAAGGTCTCGTTCGAGCGCCTGCCCGCCCGCCGCCACACGCTCGCCACGCCGTTCAGCGTCGCCGGCCGCGAGACCCTGCCGCGCGTCTTCATCACCTACGGCCACGCCGACAACACCCCCGAACTCGTCGAGGCCGCGATCCGCGCGAAGCCGGACGGCATCGTGAACGCCGGCGTGGGCAACGGCAACGCCTCGCCCGCCGTTCTCGAATCCCTCGGAAAGGCGCGCCGCGGCGGCATCGCCGTCGTCCGATCCGCCCGCACCGGCGGCGGCCGCGTCACCCTCGGCGCCGAGGTCGACGATGCGGCGTATGGCTTCGTCGTCGCCGACGATCTGAACCCCCAGAAAGCCCGCATTCTTCTCATGCTCGGCCTGACGCGCACCTCCGACCCGCAGGCCCTGCAGCAGCTGTTCTTCACGTATTGA
- a CDS encoding DUF4105 domain-containing protein — protein MSGRWMERIGLAVLFLVLAGFPLLAGTGGGPSCADHGPTGRAVLVATEGDLLTVGNIRGRLLNSPTVPCDERVFASGQAVIDPRLTDEIYFILKPFPPEWLFGHGYVVMTFKPGGFTGPRGEQAEGLVVSFEAYRYPKQKIDFIWKGTHKVYPNIAVVSTWEDYSMIECGVDGRKLQAYRLRLTPEQKIAFARTAVLEGTRERPDDYYNTLSSSCVTHQVEMINSVLPPSQRLRLKLLGNHVVNPKASFPTILPKAYVNLGVFDPASVTIDRNNYITPLGKLFPPAKK, from the coding sequence ATGTCTGGAAGATGGATGGAACGGATCGGTCTGGCGGTTCTCTTTCTCGTCCTCGCGGGATTTCCTCTGCTGGCGGGCACGGGGGGCGGGCCATCCTGTGCCGATCACGGGCCGACCGGGCGGGCGGTGCTGGTCGCGACGGAAGGCGACCTTCTCACGGTCGGCAACATCCGCGGCCGTCTGCTCAACTCCCCCACGGTTCCCTGCGACGAGAGAGTTTTCGCCAGCGGGCAGGCGGTCATCGACCCCCGTCTGACGGACGAGATCTATTTCATTCTCAAGCCGTTTCCGCCCGAATGGCTGTTCGGGCACGGGTACGTCGTCATGACCTTCAAGCCGGGCGGCTTCACCGGCCCGCGCGGGGAACAGGCCGAAGGCCTGGTCGTTTCCTTCGAGGCTTACCGATACCCCAAGCAGAAGATCGATTTCATCTGGAAGGGCACGCATAAGGTGTATCCGAACATCGCGGTCGTCTCGACCTGGGAAGACTATTCCATGATCGAGTGCGGCGTCGACGGTCGCAAGCTCCAGGCCTACCGCCTCCGGTTGACCCCGGAGCAGAAGATCGCGTTTGCCAGAACCGCCGTTCTGGAAGGCACCCGGGAGCGGCCGGATGATTACTACAACACTCTTTCGAGCAGCTGCGTCACTCACCAGGTCGAGATGATCAACTCGGTGCTGCCCCCTTCACAGCGGCTTCGCCTGAAACTCCTCGGGAACCACGTGGTGAACCCGAAGGCCTCTTTCCCCACCATTCTGCCCAAAGCCTACGTCAACCTCGGCGTGTTCGACCCTGCGTCCGTCACGATAGATCGCAACAACTATATAACCCCTCTCGGAAAGCTTTTTCCGCCGGCAAAAAAATAG
- a CDS encoding radical SAM protein, which produces MTADITLLNLNLLYVRYLDTVDRELHLPLGCLYLTRALEQAGYTVDFRDYQLTQAAEPFSTGAILRFLEGAAPVVGFSCMANLLPFAILAMQEYKKQHPESTLVLGGVGSKAVEEQILERFPWIDVIAVGEGERTGPDLLGAIRRGDDLTRVAGLVVRDRDGRIVRTPTRERVADLDAVPFPAFEHIDLKQYRGYGLMSSRGCPYPCTFCSVAPVWDHTSTFRSVGNIVDEMRMLHETAGVKMFLFQDEYFVSKKSRVMEFCDALSRSGLKVMWKSFGRVDLTDREMMEAMASTGCVELRFGIESGCDRILQLVKKGFTAEQAIARVSEAVGIFPRVDAFYIWGFPFETMEDFHQTVFQMVSLRMLGARILPSMLCLLPQTELYQTYAGKARLEFCPELFPEYMITGHEISTMSKFEIAPQHRPIYEFIQAHPDLFPGFFHIDLAGNILPKLAVLKKFGFYPDTADAATPESCGAHSPESAATRACPT; this is translated from the coding sequence ATGACCGCCGATATCACGCTTCTCAACCTGAACCTGCTGTACGTCCGCTACCTCGACACCGTCGACCGCGAACTCCACCTGCCGCTCGGCTGCCTCTACCTGACCCGCGCGCTCGAGCAGGCGGGCTACACCGTCGATTTCCGCGACTACCAGCTGACGCAGGCCGCCGAGCCGTTCAGCACGGGCGCGATCCTGCGCTTCCTCGAGGGCGCCGCGCCCGTCGTCGGCTTCTCCTGCATGGCGAACCTGCTCCCCTTCGCCATCCTGGCGATGCAGGAATACAAGAAACAACACCCCGAATCGACGCTGGTTCTCGGCGGCGTCGGCTCGAAAGCCGTCGAAGAGCAGATTCTCGAACGCTTCCCCTGGATCGACGTCATCGCGGTCGGCGAGGGCGAGCGCACCGGCCCCGACCTGCTCGGCGCCATCAGACGCGGAGACGATCTCACCCGCGTGGCCGGCCTCGTCGTGCGCGACCGCGACGGCCGCATCGTGCGCACGCCCACGCGCGAGCGGGTCGCCGATCTCGACGCGGTCCCGTTTCCGGCGTTCGAGCACATCGACCTGAAGCAGTACCGAGGCTACGGCCTGATGTCGTCGCGCGGCTGCCCCTACCCATGCACCTTCTGCTCGGTCGCCCCGGTCTGGGACCACACCTCGACGTTCCGATCGGTCGGCAACATCGTCGACGAGATGCGCATGCTCCACGAGACGGCCGGGGTGAAGATGTTTCTATTTCAGGACGAATATTTCGTCTCGAAGAAATCCCGCGTCATGGAGTTCTGCGACGCGCTGAGCCGCTCGGGCCTGAAGGTGATGTGGAAATCCTTCGGCCGCGTCGACCTGACCGACCGCGAGATGATGGAGGCGATGGCCTCCACGGGCTGCGTCGAGCTGCGGTTCGGCATCGAGAGCGGCTGCGACCGCATCCTCCAGCTCGTGAAGAAAGGCTTCACGGCGGAACAGGCGATCGCGCGCGTCTCCGAGGCGGTCGGCATTTTCCCGCGCGTCGACGCCTTCTACATCTGGGGTTTCCCGTTCGAGACGATGGAGGACTTTCACCAGACCGTGTTCCAGATGGTCTCGCTGCGCATGCTGGGCGCGCGCATCTTGCCATCCATGCTTTGCCTGCTGCCGCAGACCGAGTTGTACCAAACGTATGCCGGGAAAGCGAGGCTCGAGTTCTGTCCCGAGCTGTTCCCCGAATACATGATCACCGGCCACGAGATCAGCACGATGTCGAAGTTCGAGATCGCGCCCCAGCACCGCCCGATCTACGAGTTCATCCAGGCCCACCCCGACCTGTTCCCCGGCTTCTTCCACATCGACCTGGCCGGAAACATCCTGCCCAAGCTCGCCGTGCTGAAAAAATTCGGCTTCTATCCCGACACGGCCGACGCGGCCACGCCGGAATCCTGCGGCGCCCACTCCCCGGAATCGGCCGCCACCCGCGCCTGCCCCACCTGA
- a CDS encoding DUF5939 domain-containing protein, producing MTQPVFQDAIHRCQLFGTFSEDVLKTAGSRLAALTPAELFRINPLRFASQASLAEETCIDLFVCGTRAGLFELSFDVICTTCGGILHSSPDLGALQSLVFCELCMFEKVVTLDEMIEASFTASPSIAPTAVDRYRDYPTFRHFHFSHNFQPSPELLEYLQTNGLAFVFIHPHEEAEIPFHAAQGDLVRLVSVSPHTGVSMRIDGRPGSGDADFRALVISDQGFSKNDLTLPQGTTSITVKNASNRTVGIKALRSNVEKLHEILRERPSGMAPYLSGRAILHNKYFRRYFRINEARRDFGLLIRNVTVLFTDLVGSTQMYDRLGDVSANRVVQQHFSVLNGLIERHGGVTVKTMGDAVMATFLTPKAATECAVEMIRSMTRVLWRDGAPLGLKIGIHEGPALTVSNQGIPDYFGQTINIAARIQKLAGENEIRISGTAMNEPGIEDILSRHGFESESETVRLKGVDAPVTVFCCRPRDESPVTP from the coding sequence ATGACACAGCCGGTTTTTCAGGATGCCATTCACCGGTGTCAGCTTTTTGGAACGTTTTCCGAGGATGTTCTCAAAACCGCCGGGTCGCGGCTTGCAGCGCTCACTCCAGCCGAGCTCTTCCGGATCAATCCCCTGAGGTTCGCCAGCCAGGCCTCTCTGGCGGAGGAAACCTGCATCGACCTGTTCGTTTGCGGGACCCGGGCCGGCCTTTTCGAACTCTCCTTCGATGTCATCTGCACGACATGCGGAGGGATTTTACACTCTTCGCCTGACCTGGGAGCCCTGCAAAGTCTTGTTTTCTGCGAGTTGTGCATGTTCGAAAAGGTCGTCACTCTGGACGAGATGATCGAAGCCTCGTTCACCGCCTCCCCCTCGATCGCCCCGACAGCCGTGGATCGATATCGGGATTATCCGACGTTCAGACACTTTCACTTTTCCCATAATTTCCAGCCTTCGCCCGAACTGCTCGAATACCTGCAGACAAACGGCCTGGCTTTCGTTTTCATCCACCCGCACGAAGAGGCGGAAATCCCGTTTCACGCCGCCCAGGGCGATCTCGTTCGACTCGTTTCCGTATCCCCGCACACGGGCGTTTCCATGCGTATCGACGGGCGCCCCGGAAGCGGGGATGCAGATTTCCGCGCCCTGGTGATTTCAGATCAGGGGTTTTCAAAAAACGATCTCACGCTGCCTCAAGGGACGACGAGCATCACCGTGAAAAACGCCTCGAACCGAACGGTCGGCATCAAGGCGCTGCGTTCGAACGTCGAGAAGCTGCACGAGATCCTTCGGGAACGCCCTTCCGGGATGGCGCCCTACCTGTCGGGAAGGGCGATCCTCCACAATAAATATTTTCGACGCTATTTCAGAATCAACGAAGCCAGAAGGGATTTCGGCCTCCTCATTCGCAATGTCACGGTTCTCTTCACCGACCTTGTCGGATCCACACAGATGTATGACAGGCTCGGGGATGTCTCGGCGAACCGGGTCGTCCAGCAGCATTTCTCGGTTCTCAACGGCCTCATCGAACGGCACGGCGGCGTCACGGTCAAAACGATGGGTGACGCCGTGATGGCAACGTTTCTCACGCCGAAAGCCGCGACGGAATGCGCCGTCGAGATGATTCGCTCGATGACCCGCGTGCTCTGGAGGGACGGCGCCCCCCTGGGTCTGAAAATCGGCATCCACGAAGGCCCGGCACTCACCGTCAGCAACCAGGGAATCCCGGATTACTTCGGCCAGACCATAAATATAGCCGCCAGAATTCAAAAACTGGCCGGGGAAAACGAAATACGGATCTCAGGCACCGCGATGAACGAACCCGGCATCGAAGATATCCTGTCCCGGCACGGATTCGAATCGGAAAGCGAGACGGTGCGGCTGAAGGGCGTCGATGCGCCGGTAACGGTCTTCTGTTGCCGCCCGCGTGATGAATCTCCCGTGACCCCTTGA
- a CDS encoding clostripain-related cysteine peptidase → MKSMRWLLIVLAVLVAPATGWALNEWTVLLYIVNDDKDATMENANMRSIQAMTRSGPPAGCEIVVIDDLAPKSGGIFGGSGESGASIYTVRKGGVNVEDKLGEVNMGSPYVLWSFLKKAAERHPARNYALIINSHGSGIFSWRGTGGTSSMKPGAVDFDPDSRFVAYDHTDNDCLTVFEIVAVLDAFKTRLNGNRPLSVLAFDACLPGSIEAVYQFRSSCEVMVGAADTTGINGYPYARIMSAIDAERPSNATGFAKAMVSGAGMRDMGYWNVARAGELTFAFNAFVLELMNASADGYRFNPSEAYGGKNYYWDIEASLGGMGGLSGVKNGTLVRKTAEDALAAVSACRTVSSGAGISVAMPTPDDYRKFRAFYKALDFARDTQWDEYLDKVYGIR, encoded by the coding sequence ATGAAATCGATGCGTTGGCTTCTGATCGTTCTGGCGGTGCTCGTCGCCCCGGCAACCGGCTGGGCGCTCAACGAATGGACGGTGCTCCTGTACATCGTGAACGACGACAAGGACGCCACCATGGAAAACGCGAACATGCGCAGCATCCAGGCGATGACGCGGTCGGGCCCGCCGGCCGGCTGTGAAATCGTCGTGATCGACGATCTCGCTCCCAAGTCCGGCGGCATCTTCGGCGGCAGCGGTGAAAGCGGCGCCTCGATCTACACCGTCCGGAAGGGCGGCGTCAACGTCGAGGACAAGCTCGGCGAGGTGAACATGGGCTCGCCCTACGTGCTGTGGAGCTTCCTGAAGAAGGCGGCCGAGCGGCACCCCGCCCGCAACTACGCGCTCATCATCAACAGCCACGGCAGCGGCATCTTCTCGTGGCGCGGCACGGGCGGCACGTCCAGCATGAAGCCCGGCGCGGTCGACTTCGACCCTGACAGCCGGTTCGTCGCCTACGACCACACCGACAACGACTGCCTGACCGTGTTCGAGATCGTCGCCGTCCTCGACGCGTTCAAAACCCGCCTGAACGGGAACCGGCCGCTGTCGGTGCTCGCCTTCGACGCCTGTCTGCCCGGCTCGATCGAGGCCGTCTACCAGTTCCGCAGCTCCTGCGAGGTCATGGTCGGCGCCGCCGACACGACCGGCATCAACGGATACCCCTACGCCCGCATCATGAGCGCGATCGATGCCGAGCGGCCCTCCAACGCGACCGGCTTCGCGAAAGCCATGGTCAGCGGCGCCGGGATGCGCGACATGGGCTACTGGAACGTGGCCCGCGCCGGCGAGCTGACCTTCGCCTTCAACGCCTTCGTGCTCGAGTTGATGAACGCCTCGGCCGACGGGTACCGGTTCAACCCGAGCGAAGCCTACGGCGGCAAGAACTACTACTGGGACATCGAAGCCAGCCTCGGCGGCATGGGCGGCCTCTCCGGCGTGAAGAACGGGACCCTGGTCCGCAAGACCGCCGAGGATGCCCTGGCCGCCGTCTCCGCCTGTCGCACGGTCTCCTCGGGGGCCGGCATCTCGGTCGCGATGCCGACGCCGGACGACTACCGCAAGTTCCGAGCTTTCTACAAGGCCCTCGACTTCGCCCGCGACACCCAGTGGGACGAATATCTCGACAAAGTATATGGCATAAGATAA